The Paenibacillus yonginensis genome segment GACCACCTGCTTACCGGGGAAGAAACGACCTCCGAAGAACGCCAGACCACCTTTAAAGAAATGATGGAAGTGGCGCTGGATACGGCTGTTCATTTGTAGGATTTAAAGAAAGCGGGGACTAAAGCCATGAGAATGGTAGATTTGATCGAAAAGAAACGCGACGGCGGCGAGCTGCTGACCGAAGAAATTAATTATATTATTCAAGGTTATACCCGCGGGGAGATTCCGGATTATCAGGTCAGCGCTTTGGCGATGGCGATCTTTTTCCAGGATATGAACGAACGCGAACGCGCCGATTTGACGATGGCCATGGTGCATTCCGGCGATGTGATCGACCTGTCCGCCATCGAAGGCGTGAAGGTGGACAAACATTCCACGGGCGGTGTAGGCGATACGACAACTTTGGTGTTGGCTCCGCTTGTGGCAGCTCTGGATATCCCGGTGGCGAAAATGTCCGGCCGGGGTCTGGGCCATACCGGAGGAACGATCGACAAGTTGGAATCCATTCCGGGTTTCCATACAGAGATTACGACGGATGAATTCGCCGATCTTGTCAACCGGTTCAAAATTGCCGTCGTCGGCCAAACCGGCAACTTGACCCCGGCAGACAAGAAGCTGTACGCGCTGCGGGACGTCACTGCAACCGTTAACTCCATTCCGCTGATCGCAAGTTCTATTATGAGCAAAAAGATTGCCGCAGGCTCCGATGCCATCGTGCTGGACGTCAAAACCGGCTCCGGCGCTTTCATGAAAACGGCGGAGGATGCCGCTGAGCTGGCGCAGGCCATGGTGCGGATCGGCAACAATGTCGGCCGCAAGACGATGGCGGTGATCTCCGACATGAGCCAGCCGCTTGGCCGGGCAATCGGCAATGCGCTTGAAGTGCAGGAGGCGATCGACGCCTTGAAAGGGCAAGGTCCCGAGGATCTCGAGGAGCTGTGCCTGGCTTTGGGGCGCCAAATGGTTTATTTGGCGGGCAAAGCCGCTTCGCTGGAGGAAGCGGAGGAGAAGCTGCGCGAAGCTATCCGCAGCGGTGCCGCGCTGGAGAAGTTCAAGCAGTTTATCGCCAACCAGGGCGGAGATCCTTCCGTTGTCGACGATCCGGAGAAGCTGCCGAAGGCCGCTTACAAAATCGAAGTGCCGGCCCAGGAAGACGGCGTTGTAGCTGAGATTATCGCCGACGGGATAGGCACAGCCGCCATGTGGCTGGGCGCGGGCCGCGCGACGAAGGAATCGGAAATCGACCTGGCTGTAGGCCTCATGCTGAACAAGAAGATCGGGGATGCGGTTAAAGCCGGCGAATCGCTGGTTACGATCCACGCGAACACGGAAGATGTAGAGGCGGTTAAAGCCAAAATTTACGAATGCATCCGCGTGGCAGATCATGCCGAAGCGCCGGTGCTGGTGCATGGCATCGTAACGGAGTAAGGGAAGCAAATACGAGCAGCAGATGATTAAACCCCGCCGGGAATCCCGGCGGGGTTTGCTTCTGTGATTAGAATATAACAATCCCGGCACA includes the following:
- a CDS encoding pyrimidine-nucleoside phosphorylase — encoded protein: MRMVDLIEKKRDGGELLTEEINYIIQGYTRGEIPDYQVSALAMAIFFQDMNERERADLTMAMVHSGDVIDLSAIEGVKVDKHSTGGVGDTTTLVLAPLVAALDIPVAKMSGRGLGHTGGTIDKLESIPGFHTEITTDEFADLVNRFKIAVVGQTGNLTPADKKLYALRDVTATVNSIPLIASSIMSKKIAAGSDAIVLDVKTGSGAFMKTAEDAAELAQAMVRIGNNVGRKTMAVISDMSQPLGRAIGNALEVQEAIDALKGQGPEDLEELCLALGRQMVYLAGKAASLEEAEEKLREAIRSGAALEKFKQFIANQGGDPSVVDDPEKLPKAAYKIEVPAQEDGVVAEIIADGIGTAAMWLGAGRATKESEIDLAVGLMLNKKIGDAVKAGESLVTIHANTEDVEAVKAKIYECIRVADHAEAPVLVHGIVTE